The following coding sequences lie in one Epinephelus moara isolate mb chromosome 17, YSFRI_EMoa_1.0, whole genome shotgun sequence genomic window:
- the LOC126403842 gene encoding uncharacterized protein LOC126403842 has product MIKQFILPVAAFLAALSSWNYYSQKDEKMDHNETKSLFQQSQKEKEWENVVATLMEQENELEKLTEKPELQHKKNSTKLNFKDELFFDSALTIMTGSMPLKTVFVVLLIHTCARLVGSVSSVFPNMSLAAILFDLAFSLILAVYAMTKWKRQKAELEKKNAQLEKESVEKDEDQEDVVNTMMEMKTELENQRHRLKVRLEEVEGEREVNKQKLQEVENEITERELKFDKPQELLTEKENLLRAQWKLDETKKENERQLLNTERLLEPLEIQLTRIHQKKEADFR; this is encoded by the exons ATGATCAAGCAATTTATTCTACCTGTTGCTGCATTTCTCGCAGCGCTGAGCTCATGGAACT ACTATTCCCAAAAAGATGAGAAAATGGACCATAACGAGACAAAGTCACTGTTTCAGCAGTCACAGAAGGAGAAAGAATGGGAAAATGTGGTTGCTACATTGATGGAACAGGAGAATGAGCTGGAGAAGCTCACAGAGAAACCTGAACTACAACATAAAAAG aattccACAAAGCTGAACTTCAAGGACGAACTGTTCTTTGACTCTGCGCTCACCATCATGACAGGATCAATGCCCCTCAAAACTGTCTTTGTCGTCCTCCTTATACACACATGTG CTCGTTTGGTTGgatctgtttcctctgtgtttccGAACATGAGCTTAGCTGCCATCCTGTTTGACTTGGCTTTCAGTTTGATTCTGGCTGTTTATGCCATGACCAAATGGAAAC GCCAGAAAGCAGAGCTGGAGAAGAAAAACGCACAGCTTGAGAAGGAGTCAGTAGAGAAAGACGAGGACCAGGAGGATGTGGTCAACACAATGATGGAGATGAAGACTGAACTGGAGAACCAGAGGCATCGACTCAAAGTGCgcctggaggaggtggagggggagaGGGAAGTTAACAAACAGAAGCTTCAGGAAGTGGAGAATGAAATAACAGAGAGGGAACTGAAGTTTGACAAACCACAGGAGTTActaacagaaaaagaaaacttacTGCGAGCGCAGTGGAAACTGGacgagacaaagaaagaaaacgaGAGACAGCTGCTGAACACCGAGAGACTGCTGGAGCCTTTAGAGATCCAGCTTACCAGAATTCATCAAAAGAAGGAAGCAGACTTTAGGTAG